The DNA window TCCGTACGCTCTCCGCGTTCGGGCTGCACCTGGCCACCATGGACATCCGGGAGCACGCCGAGAAGCACCACGAGGTGCTGGCACAGCTCTACGAGGCGGTCGGCGAGGTGCCCGACTACCCGTCGCTGAGCCGGCTGGAGCGCACCAAGCTGCTCGCCGACGAGCTGACCGGCCGCCGGCCGCTCTCCACCCAGGACAGCCCACTCACCGAGTCGGCCCGCAAGACGTTCGACGTGTTCGCCACGATCCGCGAGGCGCAGGACCGGTTCGGCCCCGAGGTCATCGAGTCCTACATCATCTCCATGACGCTGGGCGTCGACGACGTGCTCGCCGCCGTCGTGCTGGCCCGCGAGGCCGGCCTGGTCGACGTGCAGAGCGGCCGGGCCCGGGTCGGCATCGTGCCGCTGCTGGAGACCCCGGCCGAGCTGAACGCCGGTGGCGAACTGCTCGACGAGCTGCTGTCGCTGCCGGCCTACCGGGCGCTGGTCACGGCGCGGGGCGACGTGCAGGAGGTGATGCTGGGCTACTCCGACTCCAACAAGGAGGCCGGCATCACCACCAGCCAGTGGTCCATCCACCGGGCCCAGCGCGCGCTGCGCGACGTGGCCGCCCGGCACGGCGTACACCTGCGGCTCTTCCACGGGCGGGGCGGTACGGTCGGCCGGGGCGGCGGCCCCACCCACGAGGCGATCCTGGCCCAGCCCTACGGCACGCTGTACGGCGCGATCAAGGTGACCGAGCAGGGCGAGGTCATCTCCGACAAGTACACGCTGCCGGCGCTGGCCCGGGAGAACCTGGAGCTGACCGTGGCCGCCGTGCTCCAGGCCACGCTGCTGCACACCGCGCCCCGGCAGCCGGCCGAGATGCTGGAGCGCTGGGACGCGGCGATGGACGTGGTGTCCGAGTCGGCGTTCCGGTCCTACCGGTCCCTGGTCGAGGACCCGGACCTGCCGGCCTACTTCTGGGCGTCCACCCCGACCGAGCTGCTCGGCGCGCTCAACATCGGCTCGCGGCCGGCGAAGCGGCCGAACACCGGCGCCGGCCTGTCCGGCCTGCGGGCCATCCCGTGGGTGTTCGGCTGGACGCAGACCCGGCAGATCGTGCCCGGCTGGTTCGGCGTGGGCTCCGGGCTGGCCGCCGCGCGGGAGGCGGGCCTGGCCGACGTGCTCGCCGAGATGAACCGCAACTGGCACTTCTTCCGCACCTTCCTGTCCAACGTCGAGATGATGCTCACCAAGACCGACCTGAGCATCGCCCGCCGTTACGTGGAGACGCTGGTCCCGAAGAAGCTGCACTCGATCTTCGCGAAGATCGAGGAGGAGTACGAGCTGACCAAGCGCGAGGTGCTGGCGATCACCGCCACCCCGGCGCTGCTGGAGAACTCGCCGGTGCTGCAACGCACCCTCGCCGTGCGGGACACCTACCTGGAGCCGCTGCACCACCTCCAGGTGGCGTTGCTGCGGCAGTACCGCGAGTCCGGCGCCGCCGGGCGGGCGGTGGCCACCGCGCCGGGCGGCCGGCGGGCCCCGAACGACGGCACCGCGCTGGAGCGGGCGCTGCTGACCACCGTCAACGGCATCGCCGCCGGCATGCGCAACACCGGCTGAGATGTAAGGAGGGGCCCCCGCTTAACGCATTCTGCATAGGCGGGGGCCCCTTTTAACACCTGCGGTCAGAAGTCGCCGCCGCCGAAGTCGCCGCCGCCGAAGTCACCGCCGCCGAAGTCACCGCCGCCGAAGTCACCGCCGCCGGCGTAGTCGCCGCCGCCCTGGCCGCCGAAGTCGCCGCCGCCCTGGCCGCCGAAGTCGTTGCCACCCTGGTCGCCGTAGTCCTGGCCGTCGCCGAACCCGTCCTGGAAGCCCTCCTGGTAGCCGGACTCGTAGCCGTAGCCCGGGTCGGCGAACGCGGGCGAGAAGAGCGCGTCCGCGATCAGCATGCCGCCGAGCACGCCGGCGCCCGCGCCCAGCGCGGTCTTCCACCACGGCGTGGAATACCAGCCGGCGGGCACCGGCCGGCCCTGCATGTGACCGCCCGGGTAGTAGTAGGGCGTCCGGCTCCCCGGCTGCGGGCCAGCCCGGAACGTCTGCCCCTGCACGGCCACCTCACGCTCCTTGGTGAGCATGCCGGCGCCGCGGGCGGCCGCGAGCGGCGGCAGCTCCGGTCCCGGGTCGATGCCCATCGCCGTGCGCGCCGCCCGAATGTACGCCAGCCCTTCCAGCGCGGTCTCCCGCGCCAACGCGAACTGGTGCGTGGTGCGCGCCTGCTCCAGTTGCGAGCCGGCCGCGTTGTAGCGCTCACCGGCGTCGGCCAGCGCCTGGCGGACCGCCGGCTCGTCACCGTGCAGGTTCATCAGCTGACCGCCGAGCCGCTCGTACCAGCGCTGCGCCTCGGCGCGGGCGTCCGCCAACTCGTTCGCCCGCCGGGACCTGCTTCCCCACCGCCAGAACACCAGCGCACCTCCGAGCATCAGCACCAGGAACAGCCACAGGGCAACCTCCATGACTCGAACGTACCCAGCGCGCGCACGTCGTACCCGTTTGGCAAGCTCTCTGGCATGAGCTTCTCGACGCTGGCCGTGGTGGTGCTCTGCCTCGCCGCCGGCGGCGCGGTCGGCTGGCTGGCGGCCCGGGCGCGCTCCGCGGCCGACGTGGCCCGGCTGGAGGCGACGTTGGCGGCCACCCGCGCGGGTGAGGGGCGGCTGGAGCAGTCCATGCGCGCGTTGAGCTACGAGGCGACCGCGCAGTCCCAGGAGGCGGTGGCCCGGGCGGTGGCGCCGCTGCACGACACGCTCCGCCGTTACGAACAACGCGTCGCCGAGCTGGAGCACGACCGGGTCGACGCCTACGCCGAGCTGCGCGAACAGGTCCGTTCGATGAGCACGGTCTCGGGCGAGCTGCGCACCGAGACCAAGCAGCTCGTGGCCGCGTTGCGCGCGCCGCAGGTGCGCGGCCGGTGGGGCGAGCACCAGCTCCGGCGGATCGTCGAGGCGGCCGGCATGCTGGAGCACTGCGACTTCGACGAGCAGGTCACCGCCGCCACCGACCACCAGGGGGTCCGCCCCGACCTGGTGGTGCGGCTGCACGGCGGGCGCACGGTGGTGGTCGACGCGAAGGCGCCGTTCGACGCCTACCTGACCGCGATGGAGGCGCGCGACGAGCGCGGGCGGGACACCCAGCTCGACGCGCACGCCCGGCACCTGCGGGCGCACGTGGACAGCCTGGCCGCCAAGTCCTACTGGGCCGCGTTCGACCAGACCCCCGACTTCGTGGTGCTGTTCGTGCCGGCCGACCCGTTCCTCGACGTGGCGTTGCAGCGCGACCCGGCGCTGCTGGAGCACGCGTTCGCCCGCAACGTGGTGCTCGCCACACCGGCCACGCTGGTGGCGTTGCTGCGCACGGTCGCCTACTCGTGGCGGCAGGAGGCGTTGGCGCGCAACGCCGCCACCGTCCACTCGCTGGCCCGCGAGCTGTACGCGCGGCTCTCCACGTTGGGCGACCACGTGGGCAAGCTGGGCAGTTCGCTGGGCGGGGCGGTGACGGCCTACAACCGGGCGGTGGGTTCGCTGGAGTCCCGGGTGCTGGTGAGCGCCCGCAAGCTGGCCGAGCTGGGCGTCTCCGGTGACGAGTTGCCCGCCCCGGCGCAGGTCGAGCTGGCGCCCCGGCAGCCGCAGGCACCGGAGCTGCGGTCCGAGACCTGAGTTCAGCCCCGGCGGGCGGATTCGACCACGAACGGGGTGCCCTGCTGGCAGGTGGTCACCATGCCCGGCTCGGGCCGGCCGGTGACCTCCACCTTGGCGCCGGCCTTGAGCAGGTCGCGCGGGCCGCCGACCAGCAGGTGGTCGTCGAGCAGGAGGCAGTTCGGCTCGACCCCGGCGCGGATGGTGCCGCTGAGCGTGGTCTCGCCGACGCCCGGCGGCGTGGACGCGCCGCCCTTCCAGGTCGGGTCCGGGCGGCTCGGGCTCGCGCTCGGCACCGGGTCGGGCTGGCTGGTCGTCGGCGCGGCTCCGGTCGAGCCGGGGCCGGCGGGCTCGTCGTCCGGGCCGGCGCAGGCGGTCAGCGCGACAGCGGCGAGCAGGGCGACGAGCACCGTCCGAGGAGTCTTCATGTCGATTGGACGCGGTGGGCGGCTGATCCGTTCCCGGTCAGCCGCGGGCCGCGGCGGCCTTCATGTCGCGCTTGAGCTCCTGGGGCAGCGAGAAGGTCAGTCGCTCGTCGGCGGTGGTGATCTCCTCGACGTCGGCGAAGCCCCGCTCGGCCAGGTGCGCGAGCACGTCCTGGACCAGGTCGTCCGGCACGCTGGCGCCGGAGGTGAGGCCCACCGTGCGGGCGCCCGCCAGCCAGGCGTCGTCGATCTCGTGGGCGAAGTCGACGAGGTGGCCGGCGCGGGCGCCGGCGTCCAGCGCCACCTCGACCAGCCGGACCGAGTTCGAGGAGTTGCGCGAGCCGACGACGATCACCACGTCGCACTCCGGGGCGATCTCCTTCACCACGTGCTGGCGGTTGGAGGTCGCGTAGCAGATGTCGTCGCTGGGCGGCGACTGGAGCAGGGGCAGCCGCTGCTTGAGCCGGGCCACCGTCTCCAGCGTCTCGTCGACCGACAGCGTGGTCTGGGAGAGCCAGACCACCTTCTCCGGGTCGCGGACGGTGACCTGGTCGACGCTGTCCGGGCCGTCGACGAGCTGGATGTGCGCGGGGGCCTCGCCGGCGGTGCCGATGACCTCCTCGTGCCCCTCGTGGCCGATCAGCAGGATGTCGTAGTCCTCCTGGGCGAACCGCCGGGCCTCGTGGTGCACCTTGGTGACCAGCGGGCAGGTGGCGTCGATCGCCTTGAGCGAGCGCTCCTTGGCCTGCGCGTGGACCTCGGGGGCGACGCCGTGGGCGGAGAAGATCACGGTGGCGCCCTCCGGCACCTCCTCGTTCTCCTCCACGAAGATCGCGCCCTTGGCCTCCAGCGTCCGCACCACGTGCTTGTTGTGCACGATCTGCTTGCGGACGTAGATCGGCGCGCCGTAGAGCTTCAACGCCTCCTCGACGGTCTGCACCGCCCGGTCGACGCCCGCGCAGTAGCCGCGGGGGTTGGCCAGGAGCACGCGCTTGCCGGTCCGGGGAGTCGTCTCAGCATCAGTCACCCGACCATCGTACGTGCGCCGGCAGCGCCCTGCCCCGGGCTGTCGGCGCCGGGCCGTAGGGTGGGCGGGGTGAGCGCGGGTGAGGTGGGGCGGAGCACCCCGGCGGACCGGAGCACGGCCCCGGAGCGGAGCACGGCCGAGGAGCCGTGGCCGGTCCGGGTGGTCAGCCAGAAGGTCGGCGCCTGGATCGCCCGGCTCGGCTGGGTCTGGGTCGACGGTCAGGTGGCGCAGAT is part of the Micromonospora sp. WMMD980 genome and encodes:
- the ppc gene encoding phosphoenolpyruvate carboxylase; translated protein: MTDQHDHDGPDAALRADIRRLGTLLGQTLARQEGRPLLDLVEEIRAQVRSDAPAAAQRLAGLDVTTGTKLARAFSTYFHLANITEQVHRARDLRRRRATHGGWLDQAAKMIAERGVPAEEIAAAARRLAVRPVFTAHPTEAARRSILSKLRAIADELDAETANAILYGASDEGPANRRLAELLDLMWQTDELRLDRPDPTDEARNAIYYLRDLHAEAAPQVLDDLADTLRTLGVETSPTARPLTFGTWIGGDRDGNPFVTPTVTREVLRIQHEHGIEATEKAMDELISEVSVSRRLRAVSLDLSASLAKDLDALPEVAPRFRRVNAEEPYRLKARCVKAKLANTRERLRAGTPHVPGRDYQGSTELIADLELLRASLARNSGQLTAVGRLASTIRTLSAFGLHLATMDIREHAEKHHEVLAQLYEAVGEVPDYPSLSRLERTKLLADELTGRRPLSTQDSPLTESARKTFDVFATIREAQDRFGPEVIESYIISMTLGVDDVLAAVVLAREAGLVDVQSGRARVGIVPLLETPAELNAGGELLDELLSLPAYRALVTARGDVQEVMLGYSDSNKEAGITTSQWSIHRAQRALRDVAARHGVHLRLFHGRGGTVGRGGGPTHEAILAQPYGTLYGAIKVTEQGEVISDKYTLPALARENLELTVAAVLQATLLHTAPRQPAEMLERWDAAMDVVSESAFRSYRSLVEDPDLPAYFWASTPTELLGALNIGSRPAKRPNTGAGLSGLRAIPWVFGWTQTRQIVPGWFGVGSGLAAAREAGLADVLAEMNRNWHFFRTFLSNVEMMLTKTDLSIARRYVETLVPKKLHSIFAKIEEEYELTKREVLAITATPALLENSPVLQRTLAVRDTYLEPLHHLQVALLRQYRESGAAGRAVATAPGGRRAPNDGTALERALLTTVNGIAAGMRNTG
- a CDS encoding 4-hydroxy-3-methylbut-2-enyl diphosphate reductase codes for the protein MTDAETTPRTGKRVLLANPRGYCAGVDRAVQTVEEALKLYGAPIYVRKQIVHNKHVVRTLEAKGAIFVEENEEVPEGATVIFSAHGVAPEVHAQAKERSLKAIDATCPLVTKVHHEARRFAQEDYDILLIGHEGHEEVIGTAGEAPAHIQLVDGPDSVDQVTVRDPEKVVWLSQTTLSVDETLETVARLKQRLPLLQSPPSDDICYATSNRQHVVKEIAPECDVVIVVGSRNSSNSVRLVEVALDAGARAGHLVDFAHEIDDAWLAGARTVGLTSGASVPDDLVQDVLAHLAERGFADVEEITTADERLTFSLPQELKRDMKAAAARG
- a CDS encoding DNA recombination protein RmuC — encoded protein: MSFSTLAVVVLCLAAGGAVGWLAARARSAADVARLEATLAATRAGEGRLEQSMRALSYEATAQSQEAVARAVAPLHDTLRRYEQRVAELEHDRVDAYAELREQVRSMSTVSGELRTETKQLVAALRAPQVRGRWGEHQLRRIVEAAGMLEHCDFDEQVTAATDHQGVRPDLVVRLHGGRTVVVDAKAPFDAYLTAMEARDERGRDTQLDAHARHLRAHVDSLAAKSYWAAFDQTPDFVVLFVPADPFLDVALQRDPALLEHAFARNVVLATPATLVALLRTVAYSWRQEALARNAATVHSLARELYARLSTLGDHVGKLGSSLGGAVTAYNRAVGSLESRVLVSARKLAELGVSGDELPAPAQVELAPRQPQAPELRSET